The Hydrogenobacter thermophilus TK-6 genome window below encodes:
- a CDS encoding ribonuclease HII, translating into MIEYELPFWEKGLLVAGVDEAGRGPLAGPVVACALILPPFTEPFIDRDSKRMSAREREEAYELIKSKAIAIGTAVVDSVVIDRINIHRAVKLAMKRALEDLKHPFDVVITDFVKLEGYNCLPLVKGDEKSLSCACASVVAKVLRDRIMEHYHKVFPQYEFAQHKGYPTRRHRELIKTYGFTEIHRRSFKTLRYGKTGF; encoded by the coding sequence GTGATAGAGTACGAACTGCCCTTCTGGGAAAAGGGGCTTTTGGTGGCAGGAGTTGACGAGGCGGGAAGGGGACCATTGGCGGGTCCCGTGGTAGCCTGCGCGCTCATCCTCCCTCCCTTTACTGAGCCTTTCATAGACAGAGACTCCAAGAGAATGTCTGCCAGAGAAAGAGAGGAAGCCTACGAGCTTATAAAGTCAAAAGCTATAGCCATAGGCACTGCGGTGGTAGACAGCGTGGTCATAGACAGGATAAACATCCACAGAGCGGTAAAGCTCGCCATGAAAAGAGCCCTTGAAGACCTAAAGCATCCCTTTGATGTGGTGATAACGGACTTTGTAAAGCTAGAGGGTTATAACTGCCTACCGCTTGTGAAAGGAGATGAAAAGAGTCTCAGCTGCGCCTGCGCATCTGTGGTGGCAAAGGTGCTAAGAGACAGGATAATGGAGCACTACCACAAGGTCTTCCCCCAGTATGAGTTTGCACAGCACAAAGGCTACCCCACCAGAAGGCACAGAGAACTCATAAAAACCTACGGCTTTACCGAAATACACAGAAGAAGTTTTAAAACTCTTAGGTATGGAAAAACTGGGTTTTAA
- the rplS gene encoding 50S ribosomal protein L19 — MHQLLREVEAIYTPKRDFPEFKVGDTVRVHYKIVEGEKERLQPFEGVVIRIKGSGINRSFTVRKESYGVGIERIFPFASPNIEKIEIVKYGKVRRAKLYFLRNYRGKEAASKVREIKPWEKKK; from the coding sequence ATGCACCAGCTACTGCGCGAGGTGGAAGCTATATACACGCCCAAGAGGGACTTTCCAGAGTTTAAGGTGGGAGACACCGTAAGGGTGCATTACAAGATAGTGGAAGGAGAAAAGGAGCGCCTGCAGCCCTTTGAAGGTGTGGTGATAAGGATAAAGGGAAGCGGTATAAACAGAAGCTTTACGGTAAGAAAAGAGTCTTATGGGGTTGGCATTGAGAGGATCTTTCCCTTCGCAAGTCCCAACATAGAAAAAATAGAGATAGTCAAGTACGGAAAGGTGCGCAGGGCAAAGCTCTACTTCCTGAGAAACTACAGAGGCAAAGAAGCCGCAAGCAAAGTAAGAGAGATAAAGCCCTGGGAAAAGAAAAAGTGA
- the gatA gene encoding Asp-tRNA(Asn)/Glu-tRNA(Gln) amidotransferase subunit GatA: protein MLWKKSVYELKNLILKREVKVSEVLESFASRFYSTEDKIKAFITPLYEKALEEAKLMDEKIEDKPLFGIPVAIKDNINVRGLPTTCGSKMLENYVSPYDATVIERLKRAGALIVGKTNMDEFAMGSSTEYSAFFPTRNPWDLERVPGGSSGGSAACVAVLSAPVSLGSDTGGSIRQPASFCGVIGLKPTYGRVSRYGLVAFASSLDQIGPFGRRTEDVALLMEVISGEDPKDSTCASLPVPKYTEEIRKDIKGLKVGVPKEFFEFDVQREVLESFNAFLKELDAQGCVIEEVSLPHIKYAIPAYYVIAPSEASSNLARYDGVRYGYRAKAYSDLFEMYAKTRDEGFGQEVKRRIMIGTFALSSGYYDAYYLKAMKVRALIKRDFEKAFKKVDMLACPTTPTVAFKLGEKTQDPIQMYLSDIFTVSVNLAGLPAISLPIGFALGLPVGGQLIGKPFDEGTLLKVSYLWEHTYKHYELVPLS, encoded by the coding sequence ATGCTGTGGAAAAAGTCAGTTTATGAGCTAAAAAATCTTATCCTCAAAAGGGAAGTAAAGGTTTCGGAAGTTCTTGAGAGTTTTGCCAGCAGGTTTTACTCAACAGAGGATAAGATAAAAGCTTTTATAACTCCTCTTTATGAGAAAGCTCTTGAAGAGGCAAAGCTCATGGACGAAAAGATAGAAGATAAGCCTCTTTTTGGCATACCCGTTGCCATAAAAGACAACATAAATGTGAGAGGTCTTCCCACCACATGCGGGTCTAAGATGCTTGAAAATTATGTGTCTCCTTATGATGCTACTGTGATAGAGAGACTAAAGCGTGCTGGTGCGTTAATAGTGGGTAAGACCAACATGGATGAGTTTGCCATGGGCTCTTCCACCGAGTACTCTGCCTTCTTTCCTACCAGAAACCCGTGGGATCTGGAAAGGGTACCGGGTGGGTCTTCGGGGGGTTCTGCTGCATGTGTTGCAGTGCTTTCCGCTCCAGTCTCTTTGGGTTCAGATACAGGAGGGTCCATTCGTCAGCCTGCAAGTTTCTGCGGTGTGATAGGACTTAAACCCACCTACGGAAGGGTTTCACGCTACGGGCTTGTGGCTTTTGCTTCTTCTCTTGACCAGATAGGACCCTTTGGGAGAAGGACGGAGGATGTGGCGCTTTTAATGGAGGTAATCTCCGGTGAGGATCCAAAGGATTCCACATGCGCAAGCCTTCCTGTGCCAAAGTATACAGAGGAGATAAGGAAGGACATAAAGGGTCTAAAAGTTGGTGTGCCAAAGGAGTTTTTTGAGTTTGATGTTCAAAGGGAAGTCCTAGAGAGTTTTAATGCCTTTCTAAAAGAGCTTGACGCTCAAGGTTGTGTTATTGAGGAGGTTTCACTGCCACATATCAAGTATGCCATACCTGCCTATTATGTGATAGCGCCTTCTGAGGCATCTTCCAATCTAGCAAGGTATGACGGGGTTAGATACGGCTACCGAGCAAAAGCTTACTCTGACCTCTTTGAGATGTATGCAAAGACAAGAGATGAGGGATTTGGACAGGAAGTAAAGAGAAGAATTATGATAGGGACCTTTGCGCTATCAAGCGGTTATTACGACGCTTATTACCTCAAAGCCATGAAGGTAAGAGCGCTCATAAAAAGAGATTTTGAGAAAGCTTTTAAAAAGGTGGATATGCTGGCATGCCCTACCACTCCTACGGTAGCCTTTAAACTGGGAGAAAAAACACAAGACCCTATACAGATGTATCTTTCGGACATATTTACCGTATCTGTAAACCTTGCAGGACTGCCAGCCATATCCCTTCCCATAGGCTTTGCTTTGGGTCTTCCTGTGGGTGGACAGCTAATAGGTAAACCCTTTGATGAAGGAACCCTTTTAAAGGTGTCTTATCTCTGGGAGCATACTTACAAACACTATGAGTTGGTACCTCTAAGTTAG
- the oadA gene encoding sodium-extruding oxaloacetate decarboxylase subunit alpha — MREILITDVSLRDGIQSVLATRVRTDDMLYIIELLDKCGFWSLEVWGGATYDVCLRYLKEDPWERLRKFKDVAKNTRLEMLLRGQNIVGYRHYPDDVVEAFVKRAYDNGIEVFRIFDALNDVRNMRKAIQVAKSVGSTVKGVLSYTISPVHTVEYYVNIAKELVELGIDIISIKDQAGLLSPKVAYDLVSALKSEFPKYPVHLHTQTTADLAEMAQLKGVEAGVDMIDTAFYSLSCQTSHPPGETMIYVLREFGYKVSVDEKLYQKAGDVFREVRKKYSRYDVLPPYPDVGVLSHQVPGGMITNFISQLREQGMEDKLEQVLEEVKKVREDLGYPPLVTPTSQIVGSQAFLNVLHGERYKVVTKETKDYVKGLYGKPPAPIKEEIIKKILGEEETIYHIRPADLLEPEMEKIRQEALQAGARSEEDILSYALFPLVAKEFFEWREKFEKGQALLPELEEGIKEQERKEKVPVEFIITVHGEQYHVQIAGRGEPTHEGKTFFIRLDGQLEEVLIKPVREIESVGIPYGDLPAGGEVKPRRPRPVSIGDITSPISGKVVNIKVSEGQRVKEGDVLFVVEAMKMENEIHSPIDGTVEEILVSVGEVINPDEVLIKIKPEL; from the coding sequence ATGCGAGAAATACTCATCACAGATGTTTCACTCAGAGACGGCATACAGTCAGTGCTGGCAACTCGTGTAAGGACAGATGATATGCTTTATATTATTGAACTTCTTGATAAATGTGGTTTCTGGTCTTTAGAAGTCTGGGGGGGAGCCACTTATGATGTGTGTCTGAGATACCTCAAAGAAGACCCGTGGGAGAGGTTAAGGAAGTTCAAGGATGTGGCAAAAAACACCAGACTGGAAATGCTTCTGAGAGGTCAGAACATAGTAGGCTACAGACACTATCCTGATGATGTGGTGGAAGCTTTCGTCAAAAGAGCCTACGACAACGGCATAGAGGTCTTTAGAATATTTGACGCTCTTAACGATGTCAGAAACATGAGAAAGGCCATTCAGGTGGCAAAGAGCGTGGGTTCAACGGTAAAAGGGGTGCTTTCTTACACCATAAGCCCTGTGCATACGGTAGAGTATTATGTAAACATAGCAAAAGAACTGGTGGAACTGGGTATAGACATCATATCCATAAAGGACCAAGCTGGGCTTTTGTCTCCAAAGGTAGCTTATGATCTGGTGAGCGCTCTAAAGTCCGAGTTTCCAAAGTATCCCGTGCATCTTCATACGCAAACTACCGCAGACCTTGCTGAGATGGCTCAGCTCAAGGGTGTAGAGGCTGGAGTGGATATGATAGACACAGCCTTTTACAGCCTGTCATGCCAGACCTCTCACCCTCCGGGAGAGACAATGATATATGTCCTGAGGGAGTTTGGCTATAAAGTAAGCGTGGACGAAAAGCTATATCAGAAAGCAGGCGATGTGTTCAGAGAAGTCAGGAAAAAGTACTCCAGGTATGATGTTTTGCCTCCATACCCGGATGTGGGGGTCCTGTCTCATCAGGTTCCGGGTGGTATGATAACCAACTTTATAAGTCAGCTGAGAGAGCAGGGGATGGAGGACAAGCTGGAGCAGGTGCTGGAAGAAGTGAAGAAGGTCAGGGAAGATTTGGGATATCCACCTCTTGTGACTCCTACCAGTCAGATAGTAGGCTCTCAGGCATTTTTGAACGTGCTTCACGGCGAGAGGTACAAGGTGGTAACGAAGGAAACCAAAGACTATGTGAAGGGGCTTTATGGCAAACCACCCGCACCCATCAAAGAAGAGATAATAAAGAAGATTCTTGGAGAAGAGGAGACCATTTATCACATAAGACCTGCGGATCTGCTGGAGCCGGAGATGGAAAAGATAAGACAGGAGGCTCTGCAGGCTGGAGCAAGAAGCGAGGAGGATATTCTCTCTTATGCCCTCTTTCCTTTGGTAGCTAAGGAGTTCTTTGAGTGGAGGGAAAAGTTTGAAAAGGGTCAGGCTCTTCTACCTGAGCTGGAGGAGGGTATAAAAGAGCAGGAGAGGAAGGAAAAGGTGCCTGTGGAGTTCATCATAACGGTACACGGTGAGCAGTACCATGTGCAGATAGCAGGCAGAGGAGAGCCTACACATGAGGGTAAGACCTTCTTCATAAGGCTGGACGGTCAGCTAGAGGAGGTGCTCATAAAGCCGGTGCGAGAGATAGAGAGTGTAGGCATACCCTACGGTGATCTACCCGCAGGAGGAGAGGTAAAGCCCAGAAGACCCAGACCAGTAAGCATAGGCGATATTACTTCGCCCATCTCCGGTAAAGTAGTCAACATAAAGGTGAGCGAAGGCCAGAGGGTAAAGGAAGGAGATGTGCTTTTTGTGGTTGAAGCCATGAAGATGGAAAATGAGATCCACAGCCCTATAGATGGTACTGTAGAGGAAATACTTGTCTCGGTGGGTGAGGTAATAAACCCCGATGAGGTGCTTATAAAGATAAAGCCTGAGTTATGA
- a CDS encoding response regulator transcription factor produces the protein MSDINVFLLEDDLDLAQIVEYNLRKEGYSVRVFHRGTHLLKAIEEETPDLMLLDVMVPDYDGFRVASVLRSRVELKDVPIIFITVKDAEEDKLKGFSLGADDYITKPFSVKELLARVRAVLKRAGKLSTGGVFKLGELEVDTQRYEVRRGKEKIELTPTEFKILEALLENYARPVSREYLIEVILKKDVYDRTIDVHIKNLREKLGKEGQAIKTVRGFGYKIEL, from the coding sequence ATGAGCGATATAAATGTATTCCTCCTTGAGGATGACCTGGACCTGGCGCAGATAGTTGAGTATAACCTTAGGAAGGAGGGATACTCGGTAAGGGTCTTTCACAGAGGAACACACCTTCTCAAGGCTATTGAGGAAGAAACTCCTGATCTGATGCTTCTTGATGTGATGGTTCCAGATTACGACGGCTTTAGAGTGGCAAGCGTTTTAAGGTCAAGAGTAGAGTTAAAAGATGTCCCCATCATATTTATAACCGTTAAGGATGCTGAAGAAGACAAACTCAAAGGATTTTCTCTCGGAGCGGATGATTACATAACAAAGCCCTTCTCTGTTAAGGAGCTTCTTGCACGAGTAAGAGCGGTGCTTAAAAGAGCAGGTAAGTTAAGCACGGGAGGTGTTTTCAAATTGGGAGAGCTGGAAGTGGATACCCAGAGGTACGAAGTCAGAAGGGGCAAAGAGAAGATAGAGCTTACACCAACGGAGTTTAAGATACTTGAAGCCCTACTTGAAAATTATGCAAGACCTGTAAGCAGGGAGTACCTTATAGAGGTCATACTCAAAAAAGATGTTTATGATAGGACCATAGATGTACACATAAAGAATCTCAGGGAGAAGCTGGGAAAAGAGGGACAGGCAATAAAAACAGTGAGAGGATTTGGTTATAAAATAGAGCTATGA
- a CDS encoding metallophosphoesterase, whose translation MKWFIITFFSVYSLMHLYVFLRMIRPNFSTQKSLAFVLLFFIMILSPVLWRTMEGNVSKDLVYVAALISLLWMGFMLYLFIFSFLLDAYRALVFLSRHLLGINPLPVPSPKVSLYLVLFLSISLSAYSYYETLRLHVVKISIKTEKLPVDRIKILHISDMHLGPVMGADKIELVKEVWEREKPDLIVSTGDLVDGNMRGKDGLADMLRLMTAPLGKYAVLGNHEYYRGVEQALEFTERAGFEILRGEWKDLGPLVVVGVDDDDCKFFNACKGELSEHYLLKQVPHEKFVILLKHKPKLHPEAVGLFDLMLSGHTHGGVYKPVGEFILKKLFITDRGLVKLGSSYIYVSKGVGTGGPPMRLFSPPDVAVIEIISSGKPSSSQGTPLQKKQTADEAQKVYF comes from the coding sequence ATGAAGTGGTTCATAATCACCTTTTTCAGCGTATACTCTTTGATGCACCTTTATGTGTTTCTCAGAATGATAAGACCCAACTTCTCAACGCAAAAGAGCCTTGCTTTTGTACTTCTTTTCTTTATCATGATCCTCTCCCCTGTTTTGTGGAGAACCATGGAAGGAAATGTGAGCAAAGACTTGGTTTACGTAGCAGCTTTAATTAGCCTTCTGTGGATGGGTTTTATGCTCTATCTTTTTATCTTTTCCTTCCTTCTTGATGCATACAGAGCTTTAGTCTTTCTAAGCAGGCATCTTTTGGGAATAAACCCTCTTCCTGTGCCTTCACCAAAAGTATCTCTTTACCTTGTGCTATTTTTGAGCATTTCTCTTTCCGCTTACAGCTACTATGAAACTTTGAGGCTTCATGTGGTGAAGATAAGCATAAAGACCGAAAAGTTACCGGTAGATAGGATAAAGATACTGCACATATCTGACATGCATTTAGGACCTGTTATGGGAGCTGATAAGATAGAGCTTGTAAAAGAAGTCTGGGAAAGGGAAAAGCCGGACCTTATAGTCTCTACAGGCGACCTTGTAGATGGAAACATGAGGGGGAAAGATGGGCTGGCGGATATGCTAAGGCTTATGACTGCACCTCTGGGAAAGTATGCAGTTTTGGGCAATCACGAATACTACAGGGGTGTAGAGCAAGCGCTGGAATTTACAGAAAGAGCAGGCTTTGAAATCCTGAGGGGTGAGTGGAAAGATTTAGGACCTCTTGTGGTGGTGGGTGTTGATGACGATGACTGCAAGTTTTTTAACGCATGCAAAGGGGAGCTAAGCGAACATTACCTTTTAAAGCAGGTGCCACATGAAAAGTTTGTTATCCTTTTAAAACACAAGCCAAAGCTACATCCTGAGGCGGTTGGACTTTTTGACCTTATGCTCTCAGGGCACACGCACGGAGGTGTTTACAAGCCAGTTGGTGAGTTCATACTCAAAAAGCTCTTTATAACCGACAGGGGACTTGTTAAGCTCGGTAGTTCTTACATTTATGTGAGCAAGGGAGTAGGCACAGGCGGACCACCCATGAGGCTTTTCTCACCTCCCGATGTGGCGGTTATAGAAATTATAAGCTCTGGAAAGCCATCTTCCTCTCAAGGCACGCCTTTACAAAAGAAACAAACAGCGGATGAGGCTCAAAAGGTTTACTTTTAA
- a CDS encoding CTP synthase translates to MAKFIFVTGGVLSALGKGVTSASIGSLLEEMGYRVTFQKLDPYLNVDPGTMSPYQHGEVYVTEDGAETDLDLGHYERFTFSRMGRNNNVTAGRVYFNVLERERRGDYLGATVQVIPHITDEIKRLIRSVEGDNHIAIVEVGGTVGDIESLPFLEAIRQMSLESKREDVLFIHVTYVPYIKSVGELKTKPTQHSVKELRAIGIQPDMIICRSEFELPKSIKEKISLFTSVSEPSVISAPDVEYIYEVPIIFKRQGVDRIIAERLGLTYREVPTKWDRIMETIKNANKEIKIGVVGKYIYLKDSYKSLHEALLHGAIANKVKLSIKWINAEDFDEKDLTQVDGILVPGGFGERGTEGKIRALRYGREKKIPTFGICLGMQLMCVEFARNVLGLQGANSTEFDPHTPHPVIDLMEEQKSIDRLGGTMRLGSYPCILLPGSKARDIYGKDMVYERHRHRYEFNNFYREIYENHGVVFSGLSPDGRLVEIMELKDHPWYIGCQFHPEFKSKPFEPHPLFVSFVKACLERKMAFQSL, encoded by the coding sequence ATGGCAAAGTTTATATTTGTTACAGGTGGTGTGCTATCCGCCCTTGGGAAAGGTGTCACTTCCGCATCCATAGGCTCCCTTCTTGAAGAGATGGGATACAGAGTGACCTTTCAAAAACTTGACCCTTACCTGAATGTGGACCCCGGTACCATGAGTCCTTATCAGCACGGGGAGGTGTATGTTACCGAGGATGGAGCCGAGACGGACCTGGACCTTGGTCACTACGAAAGGTTTACCTTCTCACGCATGGGCAGAAACAACAATGTAACCGCAGGAAGGGTTTACTTTAATGTTTTGGAAAGGGAAAGAAGGGGGGATTACCTTGGTGCCACAGTGCAAGTTATACCCCATATCACCGACGAAATAAAGAGGCTAATAAGGTCTGTGGAAGGAGACAACCACATAGCTATAGTGGAAGTGGGTGGCACTGTGGGAGATATAGAAAGCTTACCCTTTTTGGAAGCTATAAGGCAGATGTCCCTTGAATCCAAAAGGGAGGATGTGCTTTTTATACATGTGACTTATGTACCCTACATAAAGAGCGTTGGAGAGTTAAAAACTAAACCTACACAGCACTCGGTAAAGGAACTTAGAGCCATAGGCATACAGCCTGACATGATCATCTGCAGGTCTGAGTTTGAGCTTCCCAAGAGTATAAAGGAGAAGATATCCCTCTTTACCAGCGTCAGTGAGCCATCAGTGATTTCTGCCCCAGATGTGGAATACATATACGAAGTGCCGATAATATTCAAAAGGCAAGGTGTGGATAGAATTATAGCGGAGCGCTTAGGCCTTACCTACAGAGAAGTGCCTACAAAGTGGGATAGAATAATGGAAACTATAAAAAACGCTAATAAGGAAATAAAAATAGGCGTTGTAGGAAAGTACATTTACTTAAAAGACTCTTACAAAAGTCTTCATGAGGCTTTGCTTCACGGCGCAATAGCCAACAAGGTAAAATTGAGCATAAAGTGGATAAATGCGGAGGATTTTGATGAGAAGGACCTGACCCAAGTGGATGGTATATTAGTTCCGGGAGGCTTTGGTGAGAGAGGGACAGAGGGCAAAATAAGAGCTTTGAGATACGGAAGAGAGAAAAAAATACCTACATTTGGTATATGTCTTGGTATGCAACTCATGTGTGTAGAATTTGCAAGAAATGTTTTGGGTCTGCAAGGAGCCAACTCCACCGAGTTTGACCCTCACACACCCCACCCAGTCATAGACCTTATGGAAGAGCAGAAGTCTATAGACCGTCTTGGTGGAACCATGAGGCTTGGGTCTTACCCGTGCATACTGTTGCCCGGCAGTAAAGCAAGGGACATATACGGAAAAGACATGGTTTACGAAAGGCACAGGCACAGATACGAATTTAACAACTTCTACCGAGAGATATACGAAAATCACGGCGTTGTATTTTCAGGTCTTTCCCCCGACGGGAGACTTGTGGAGATTATGGAGCTTAAAGACCATCCATGGTACATAGGATGTCAGTTTCATCCGGAGTTTAAAAGTAAACCTTTTGAGCCTCATCCGCTGTTTGTTTCTTTTGTAAAGGCGTGCCTTGAGAGGAAGATGGCTTTCCAGAGCTTATAA
- a CDS encoding sulfite oxidase-like oxidoreductase, with product MRKIVSSINLREDRLPPGQKWISSPIVYDIVQELPDWDIKSYTFKVFGLVKNPLELSYEEMLKMPAVELVADFHCVTRWSVKDIQWEGVPTKYILELAKPEEKAKFVMIHCLEGYTTNIPIEYLLEEDTILAYRMNGQVLPRRHGYPLRLVLPKLYAWKSAKYVWGMEFMEKDKPGFWEQRGYNMRGDPWREERYW from the coding sequence ATGAGGAAGATAGTAAGCTCCATAAACCTCAGAGAGGACAGGTTGCCACCTGGACAGAAATGGATAAGCTCTCCTATTGTTTACGATATAGTGCAAGAGCTTCCTGATTGGGACATAAAGAGCTACACCTTTAAAGTTTTTGGCCTTGTCAAAAACCCCTTAGAGCTTTCCTATGAGGAGATGCTCAAGATGCCAGCTGTAGAGCTTGTAGCTGATTTTCACTGTGTGACACGCTGGAGTGTAAAAGACATACAATGGGAAGGTGTACCTACTAAATATATATTGGAGTTGGCAAAGCCAGAAGAAAAAGCCAAGTTTGTGATGATACACTGTCTTGAGGGATACACCACCAACATACCCATTGAGTATCTTTTAGAGGAGGACACAATTCTGGCATACAGAATGAACGGGCAGGTTCTTCCCAGAAGACATGGCTATCCTTTGAGATTGGTATTGCCAAAGCTTTACGCGTGGAAAAGTGCCAAGTATGTGTGGGGTATGGAGTTTATGGAAAAGGACAAGCCTGGATTTTGGGAGCAAAGAGGATATAATATGAGAGGTGATCCGTGGAGAGAGGAGAGGTACTGGTAA
- a CDS encoding pseudouridine synthase, which translates to MERGEVLVRLNRFISMCGVASRRKADKLIKEGKVKVNGITIKEMGYRVDPQKDVVEVEGRVIKAPRYRYVILNKPCCYLSSLAEGKDGKKSIKELIKNIPERVYPAGRLDYNAEGLLVLTNDGELANRIMHPRYKLKKTYLVWVEGRVNPKTLKEMAKGAHLEDGFARPDKVRIVKMQKDSTLLEVVFHEGRKHIVKRFMAKFGHKVKALKRTAIGPIKLGKLPPGKWRDLTAEELSLLRRALGLESKHGMAL; encoded by the coding sequence GTGGAGAGAGGAGAGGTACTGGTAAGGCTAAACAGATTTATATCCATGTGCGGGGTAGCTTCCAGGAGGAAGGCAGATAAGCTTATAAAGGAGGGTAAAGTCAAAGTCAATGGCATTACTATAAAGGAGATGGGCTACAGGGTGGACCCTCAAAAGGATGTGGTAGAGGTGGAAGGAAGAGTTATAAAAGCACCCAGATACCGGTATGTCATCCTAAACAAGCCCTGCTGTTATCTTAGTTCCTTAGCAGAGGGAAAAGACGGCAAAAAGAGCATAAAGGAGCTCATCAAGAACATACCAGAGAGGGTTTATCCTGCGGGGAGGCTTGACTACAATGCGGAGGGGCTTTTGGTCCTTACCAACGACGGGGAGCTTGCCAACAGGATCATGCACCCAAGGTACAAATTAAAAAAAACTTACTTGGTTTGGGTGGAGGGAAGGGTAAACCCAAAAACATTGAAAGAGATGGCAAAAGGCGCGCATCTGGAAGATGGTTTTGCCAGGCCTGACAAGGTCAGGATAGTGAAAATGCAAAAGGATAGCACACTGCTGGAGGTGGTCTTCCACGAGGGAAGAAAGCACATAGTCAAAAGATTTATGGCCAAGTTTGGACACAAAGTAAAAGCACTAAAGCGTACAGCCATAGGTCCTATAAAACTGGGAAAACTCCCACCCGGAAAGTGGAGAGACTTAACAGCGGAGGAGCTAAGCTTATTGAGGCGAGCTTTGGGTTTGGAGAGCAAGCATGGAATGGCTTTATAA
- a CDS encoding thioredoxin family protein yields MEWLYKFLFLLALSFLVFVFIFRLVVIKRAKAMRGKRVRFIEEGFLYFYSERCTACKAMKPQIEKLKEKVPVKEVDVFSPEGSLLARELGIMATPTTLYVKDGIIQKAFVGVVKCDRLLSESLEEGG; encoded by the coding sequence ATGGAATGGCTTTATAAGTTTTTGTTTTTGCTTGCGCTTTCCTTCCTTGTTTTTGTGTTTATCTTCAGGCTTGTGGTTATAAAAAGGGCAAAGGCTATGAGAGGCAAAAGGGTGAGATTTATAGAGGAAGGTTTCCTTTATTTTTACTCCGAGCGATGCACTGCTTGCAAAGCTATGAAACCACAGATAGAAAAGCTAAAGGAAAAAGTTCCTGTGAAGGAGGTGGATGTTTTCTCACCGGAGGGGTCTTTGTTGGCAAGGGAGCTTGGCATAATGGCAACACCCACCACTCTGTATGTAAAGGATGGGATAATTCAAAAGGCTTTTGTGGGTGTGGTAAAGTGCGATCGTTTGCTGTCTGAAAGCTTAGAGGAAGGAGGCTAA
- a CDS encoding CZB domain-containing protein, producing the protein MKKLYELINELSMLFANHVICMNNLRKAIREGEPFEHKDCHACNFGKMWDEEVASKIDAQNQKPEDKKAIEQAESISTELVQKLTELKIMSKVRQAM; encoded by the coding sequence ATGAAGAAACTTTACGAACTTATAAATGAGCTATCTATGCTCTTTGCAAATCATGTTATATGCATGAATAACCTTAGGAAGGCAATAAGGGAAGGCGAGCCTTTTGAACACAAGGACTGTCATGCATGCAATTTTGGAAAGATGTGGGATGAGGAGGTGGCTTCTAAGATAGATGCCCAGAACCAAAAACCCGAGGACAAAAAAGCCATAGAGCAGGCTGAGAGTATCTCAACAGAGCTTGTGCAAAAGCTTACAGAGCTGAAAATCATGTCAAAAGTTAGACAGGCGATGTAA